The Coffea arabica cultivar ET-39 chromosome 4e, Coffea Arabica ET-39 HiFi, whole genome shotgun sequence genome includes a window with the following:
- the LOC113742576 gene encoding SUPPRESSOR OF ABI3-5-like isoform X3 codes for MDHGRYGLHQGWENNSALEGYGPVNEPNFRVGGSYDERRFVDERFSRDSVYSRSAFHRDVLERENYPPPSVGLWHQTRKRAYEDEYPLERDSRRHEKAYADPYDMDSRNTDHYHDHGFDRPSRYGGRDRDDYMYDDYDYRTRVPHQSRENSRERDYDYGRHSYDSDYERGSRRDGNWRRHNSRDRERDKRDLSRERDQSPYKKHERSRSRSHGRDDRPRSRSPRGRSHGRSHREESYDDSRYERSERRRDRDDKHHYSVAPSATVVVKGLSQKTTEEDLYQILAEWGPLRHVRVIKERNSGISRGFAFIDFPAVGAAQAMMDKLGDDGLVVDGRKLFFEYSSKPTGGSSGPLGFENSSRSGHGNYRSVTIPSDWMCTICGCVNFARRTSCFQCNEPRTDDAPPADMASSNPTPLGKRGEAGPTHVLVVRGLDENADEEMLRYEFSKHAPIKDLRLVRDKFTHVSRGFAFVHFYSVEDATKALEATNGTTLEKNGQILRVAYAKSILGPGSGASGASQSSSLAAAAIEAATFAQQYDAVGWAPKEYNPDDKQSAGGGGQEQDGGVAGQTNAPAPQSGFVWDEASGYYYDAASGFYYDGNSGLYYDGNNGIWYSYDNQTQQYVPCNNQNDATAEKQSEASKTSEGSSNRKVVISAPAATITANEKAASLPDAIQAAASAAIAAEKKEKEKSKEIRLASKSSILANKKKMNNVLTMWKQRSNEGQAPRVALDENLPSALSEDRAGSVGSSAKNRFKAEPVITKENATTTSGFVVNSGIQTDGESEDRPRSVSSSSGGTLKGVIRGSGMGVIKSDTLYTGSSGTSLTPLQAVASTAVSSQLTNIDASSTPTPFRTDASALGSYASAVPAVSGKRRFSEMPQQTPLLNKEQTTYRDRAAERRSLYGSSSSLGEDLSQLGAGDSNRDSTLRRGALDSMPFPPGVGGGRGATDGSSQSYDVITADRALDENNVGNRMLRSMGWNEGSWQVGYLPVFRDLT; via the exons ATGGATCATGGTCGCTATGGTCTTCATCAAGGATGGGAAAATAACAGC GCTTTGGAGGGTTATGGTCCAGTAAATGAGCCAAACTTTCG GGTTGGTGGTTCTTATGATGAGAGGAGGTTTGTAGATGAAAGATTTTCAAGGGACAGTGTTTATTCAAGGAGTGCCTTCCACCGGGATGTATTGGAAAGGGAGAATTATCCACCACCGTCTGTTGGTCTCTGGCATCAAACAAGGAAGAGAGCCTATGAAGATGAGTATCCCCTTGAGAGGGATTCTAGGAGGCATGAAAAGGCATATGCTGATCCATACGATATGGATTCTCGTAACACTGACCACTACCATGATCATGGGTTTGACAGGCCTTCTCGGTATGGTGGACGTGATCGTGATGATTACATGTATGATGATTATGATTACAGAACTCGTGTTCCCCACCAAAGCAGGGAAAATAGCCGAGAGCGAGATTATGATTATGGTAGGCACAGTTATGATTCTGATTATGAGCGAGGAAGTAGGAGAGATGGTAATTGGCGAAGGCACAATTCCCGTGACCGTGAGCGTGATAAAAGAGATTTGAGTCGTGAAAGGGATCAGAGTCCATACAAGAAGCATGAGCGTTCTCGCTCTAGGTCTCATGGTCGGGATGATCGGCCAAGGTCACGATCTCCTCGGGGTCGAAGTCATGGTCGAAGTCATAGGGAGGAGAGTTATGATGATAGTCGATATGAGAGAAGTGAGAGGCGGAGGGATCGTGATGATAAACACCACTATTCTGTG GCTCCATCAGCTACTGTAGTTGTCAAGGGTCTCTCTCAGAAGACAACGGAGGAAGATTTGTACCAGATTCTT GCTGAATGGGGACCTCTTCGCCATGTCCGTGTGATCAAAGAACGAAATTCTGGCATCTCTCGTGGATTTGCTTTTATAGACTTCCCTGCTGTG GGTGCTGCACAAGCGATGATGGACAAGCTTGGAGATGATGGCCTTGTTGTGGATGGTAGAAAGCTTTTCTTTGAGTACAG TAGTAAACCAACAGGGGGATCAAGTGGTCCTCTTGGATTTGAAAATTCATCAAGGTCAGGTCATGGTAACTACCGGAGTGTAACAATACCATCTGACTGGATGTGCACCATCTGTGGCTGTGTCAATTTTGCACGCCGAACATCCTGCTTTCAG TGTAATGAACCAAGAACAGATGATGCACCCCCAGCTGATATGGCATCATCAAATCCCACTCCTCTTGGCAAAAGAGGTGAAGCAG GCCCTACCCATGTTTTGGTTGTCCGGGGATTGGATGAAAATGCTGATGAGGAAATGCTTCGTTATGAATTTTCAAAGCATGCTCCTATAAAG GATCTCCGACTTGTGAGGGACAAATTTACACATGTTTCTAGGGGATTTGCTTTTGTGCATTTTTATTCT GTTGAGGATGCTACCAAGGCCCTTGAGGCAACAAACGGTACTACTCTAGAGAAGAATGGGCAAATTCTTCGAGTTGCATATGCCAAAAGTATTCTAGGACCTGGATCAGGTGCATCTGGTGCTTCTCAATCCAGTAGTCTTGCTGCTGCTGCAATTGAAGCAGCAACTTTTGCCCAACAG TATGATGCAGTTGGATGGGCCCCAAAAGAATACAATCCTGATGATAAACAATCTGCTGGTGGTGGTGGGCAAGAGCAAGATGGTGGAGTTGCAGGTCAAACTAATGCACCAGCACCGCAATCTGGTTTCGTGTGGGATGAAGCTTCTGGTTACTATTATGATGCTGCCTCTGGATTCTATTATGATGGGAATTCGG GACTGTACTATGATGGTAATAATGGGATCTGGTATTCATACGATAATCAGACTCAGCAATATGTACCTTGTAATAATCAGAATGATGCAACAGCTGAAAAGCAAAGCGAAGCTTCCAAGACCTCTGAGGGTTCAAGTAATAGAAAAGTAGTAATATCTGCACCAGCAGCCACGATAACAGCAAATGAGAAGGCTGCTTCTCTTCCTGATGCTATCCAGGCTGCTGCCAGTGCTGCAATAGCTgcagagaagaaagagaaagagaaatcTAAAGAAATAAGGCTTGCTTCAAAGAGCAGTATACTGGCTAACAAGAAGAAGATGAATAATGTGTTGACAATGTGGAAACAAAGGAGTAACGAAGGTCAAGCTCCACGTGTGGCTCTCGATGAGAACCTGCCTTCTGCATTATCAGAAGATAGAGCAGGCTCAGTTGGGTCATCTGCAAAGAATAGATTCAAAGCTGAGCCTGTTATTACCAAGGAGAATGCTACAACCACTTCAGGATTTGTCGTAAACTCTGGAATTCAAACTGATGGGGAATCTGAGGATAGGCCGCGGTCTGTCAGCAGCAGCTCTGGTGGAACCCTAAAAGGGGTGATTAGGGGCTCTGGGATGGGTGTTATCAAGTCTGATACTCTGTATACAGGATCTTCAGGGACTTCTTTGACGCCTTTGCAAGCTGTTGCATCTACTGCAGTTTCATCTCAATTAACAAACATAGATGCTTCTTCGACTCCCACACCCTTTAGAACAGATGCATCAGCATTGGGTTCTTATGCATCAGCGGTCCCTGCTGTAAGTGGTAAAAGAAGGTTCTCGGAGATGCCACAACAAACTCCTCTTCTGAATAAGGAACAGACTACATATAGGGATCGTGCGGCTGAGCGCAGGAGCTTGTATGGTTCATCTTCTTCACTTGGAGAAGATCTTTCACAACTTGGGGCTGGGGATTCGA ATCGAGACTCAACGCTAAGAAGGGGTGCTTTAGATTCAATGCCATTTCCCCCTGGTGTTGGGGGCGGACGTGGTGCAACAGATGGTAGTAGTCAGAGTTATGATGTGATAACAGCTGACAGGGCACTTGATGAGAACAATGTTGGGAACCGTATGCTTCGCAGCATGGGCTGGAATGAAGGCTCG TGGCAGGTTGGCTATTTACCTGTGTTCAGGGATCTGACTTAA